Proteins encoded in a region of the Triticum dicoccoides isolate Atlit2015 ecotype Zavitan chromosome 3A, WEW_v2.0, whole genome shotgun sequence genome:
- the LOC119272598 gene encoding uncharacterized protein LOC119272598 encodes SAPPAPARFLLFAAALALLLLSPTLAASDPAAEPCAAPLDAAPLDGGGGGEVALCPVRCFRPDPVCGADGVTYWCGCPEAACAGARVARRGYCEVGAGSAPVSGQALLLVHIVWLFVLGAAVLLGFL; translated from the coding sequence TCCGCCCCGCCCGCGCCCGCCCGCTTCCTCCTCTTCGCCGCGGCCCTCGCGCTGCTCCTCCTCTCCCCAACCCTAGCGGCCTCCGACCCCGCCGCCGAGCCCTGCGCGGCGCCCCTCGACGCCGCACCGCTGGACGGCGGGGGCGGGGGAGAGGTCGCGCTCTGCCCCGTGCGGTGCTTCCGCCCCGACCCCGTCTGCGGCGCCGACGGCGTCACCTACTGGTGCGGCTGCCCCGaggccgcctgcgccggcgcgcgggtggcgcggcgcggctacTGCGAGGTCGGCGCCGGCTCCGCGCCCGTCTCCGGCCAGGCGCTCCTGCTCGTCCACATCGTCTGGCTCTTCGTGCTCGGCGCCGCCGTCCTCCTCGGCTTCCTCTGA